In Romeriopsis navalis LEGE 11480, the genomic stretch GCTCACGGCCCACAATCCTAAAGCGATCGCCCAGGCCGAGAAAGTTTCGTTCTTCCAAGCCATCCAAGCCAGCCTCCGTAAGCTCGAACCCAGCGACGGCAACCTCAGCAATACCGAAATCGAAACCGCCATCCGGCAAGTCGTCGATCAAGCCCTTGTTTCCGATACCGTCGTCAACATCTTCGACGAAGCCGGAATCAAAAGCCCCGACATCTCCATCATCTCCGACGAATTCCTTGAAGAAGTCGAAGGCATGGAGCACAAAAACTTGGCAGTAGAGCTACTCAAAAAGCTGCTGCGTGATGAAATCAAAGCCCAACAGCGCACAAATGTTGTGCAAAGTCGTAAGCTCACCGAAATGCTGGAAGACGCGCTCAAACGATACCAGAGCCAAGTCATTAGCGTTACGGACGTATTAAAAGAGTTGATCGAGATCGGCAAAGATGTCGAAGCCGCTAAAAAACGGGGTGAGGATCTGGGTTTAGAACCGTATGAGTATGCCTTCTATCAAGCTCTCGCCCAAAATGAAAGTGCGCGTGATGTCATGGGACAAGATCAACTGCGAGAACTCGCGATCGTCCTGGTTCAACGTGTTCGCAAGAATGCGTCGATCGACTGGAACCTCAAAGAAAGTGTCCGCGCCCGCATGAAGGTGATGGTCAAACGTCTGCTGCGGCAATATGGCTATCCACCCGATATGCAGGCTTTGGCGATCGAACTTGTTTTGGAGCAAGCAAAGGTTTTTACCGAATTTGAGGTGGAGACGAACTAATTCCCCTCTCTATGGAAGTCAACATTGAGAATACTTGCTTGGAAATTCGTAAGCGTATTTTCTAAACTTGGTATGCACTTCTAAACTTGGTGTGCACGATCGAGGCTCCCGACAACCGAATTTCCAGAAAAGTTCGCGGCTCACCCCGATCGTGCTCAGCCACTCGATTGCAAACCGCAGAAGATGTGACTCATTATGTAATTTAGACTACAGAATGAAGCGCGGTTCATCGAGTCCTTGCTTCGGCTGAAACGACTGATACACAATAGCTGTGACCAATGTGACAAAAAACTACGGGAGATGCAACAAATTTGGCATAAACCACATAGTATGATGCAAAAAGTCACCGGCTGGGCACTCGGTCAAAAGCAGCCCAACCGGCTTGTCCCCCAGTTATCACTAATGGAGAACATTGCAATGTTAAAGCAGTGTTGCATAAGTTTGCGATTAGATTTTCTAATTGAACCAATCGAGCAAAATCGAGCAAAACCTAAAAAGCATTGGCAACAGGCCGTCCAGCCGATTTATCAGAAGCTGAAGCAACAATTTTCGAGTCCCACTGCGATATGGCAGCGGATATATCGTGCTGGCAATTTTTGATGTTTGAGTTGCAGCCAATTAATCGCCGCTATTCCCTTGCCAATAGACTTTTCCCGGATTAGTTGAACCAATTAGAGCGAATCAGTCAACTGGCAATCGAAACATCAAAAATTATCATCTTCACTTTTCAAATGCCTTCTAAACAAGCATTTCCATTTTTTTAACAATCATTTTTCCTAGCTCCATACTTTAGTCGTTACGATGTCTTTACCGGAAAAAGCACAGTTGGCGCATAATGCCGCCCACATTTTGATCGAAGAAGCACTTTCAAGTCAGGAAAACCCTTTAGAGGCGATCTCAAACTCCATGACCAAGGAAGAGTTTCGAGTGTTCTGCAAACTTCTATCCTTTGAATGTCAAAAGTTAGTGGACCGTCAAATCAGCATCTGGGAAACCTCCAGTACCCAAAAAAATCCTCGATAAATCGCTCACAAGATGAAATTTGCCATTTTCATCTAGGCGATCGCCCACATCCGATGAACGTTCAATCCCCTAGTTAAGGATTTGGACTGGGATTGGTGACACACATTATCTTCGCTCCATTGGCTAAACTACTCATACAGCCAACATGCTGAGTTGCCGCAATTTCAGTGAGCGTAAAATGCAGCCTAAATGGAGACGTCACATTGGATTAATCTACGTTGTGGTGGTTTGTCTGGTGATCAGTTGGAGTACGATCGCCACAGCCACTTCCACAATTACAATCAAACTTGCTCACCACCCGATCGGCATCAGCACACAGTACATTGGCGCTTGCGAGGGCAATGTCAACTTTGATCAGGCCGACATTGAAGACCTCGGCATCAATACGTATCGCCTCTACGGTGGCATGTCACGGTGGGAACCAACCGATGACGACGGTAAATATGGCTGGCCAACGATCGCGCAGATTAAACAAAACCCCGATTTAATTCCGTGGGAAAAATGGGATACGGTGATGCGTCAGCCCACCACGGGCAGCGACTACGCTAATTCCGGGAATCCGCGAGAGCTTTGGCAAGGGAGTGCCGCGCAGATTTTTAAGACCTTACAACAGGCCAAGGTGCGAACGGTTTTGAATCTGCGGAATATCGATCCCGGCAACCAACCAACATGGGCACTGCAACTCAATCCACTGCGGACAGAGGCTGATCGGAATGAATGGTGGGAGCATGTGTTTGCCACCGTCTATTGGCTCAATGTCCGCAATGATTACCAGATTGATGACTTTGAAATCCACAATGAACCCGATCATCGAGCACAAGGCTGGGACGGAAATCAAGCCGATTATTTCGAGCTAGTCCGCGTGACAGCCGATGCGATTAATCACGTCTATGCAACCTATTTACCCGATCGCCAAGTTCACATTCACGCGCCCAAAACGATCGGTGGTAGTCGCTGGCCAAAAGCCACCATCGCACAAGTCGGAAAATATTTTGATACGGTGAATATCCACAGTTATGACCGCAATATTTCTGGCTATGTGCGACGCGTGAGACGCTGGATGCGCCGCACCGCCCATGCCCAATCACCGCTCTGGATCGGGGAATGGGGAACTTATACCAAGGGTTATAACGATCGTGACTTCTCGCTAAATCTGATCAAAAACATGATGCGGATGTCAACGCCCGGTGAGACCTATATTGATGGTAGTCATCTTTTTTCGCTTTATGATTGGGGACGCAATGGTAGCTTTGAAGGTTTAATCAATGCCCAGGGCGAGCGACGCTTGGCCTACTATGCCTTTCGTTTGGGAATTCGGGCATTGCAGGGTGGACAAGCAGTTTTACCGGCGACCAGTTCCAACGACGATGTGATGACAATCGTGACACAGGATAAACAGCATCAGCTCCATGTGCTGTTAGTCAATGACCGGAATACATCACGCCATTTAACGATCGATGTATCAGCCATATTGCAACAAGGACAGGGCACGGTACGAGAATTTAGCGATACGGCTCAAGACGAAATCGTCACATCACTAAAAATCCAACATGGCAAGGCAAAGATCAAACTACCACCCCATACCAGTCAACTATTGATTCTTGCGGGTAACGAACGCACAACCAGCAGTACAGCGTCCTCAACCCTCATGTCGTAACTGATGTCGCAACTAGATCGGCTTGCGATACAGCCACTTCATTCTCCCGATAGTAGGGCGCACAGGGTTCATAGGAAGATATCGTTGAGTAATCCTGCAGCCAGGCAGCAGTTTCGGGATTATTGGACGTCATCGGCAATACCCATCGTTGCGCCAGAGCCTGATAGCCTGACATCTGGCCAGTTATCTGAGCCGGAATCGTCGCGGTAATTCTCGCATCGAGTTTAACGAGAACCGGACAAGGCGCGTTGCCCCAGAGACTCGATCGCACAATGCCTAATTCTGGCAAAACTTCGAGCCGCAATTGCACGGGAATTGCTGTGGCATTACGCGCAATCAGATCACGATAACCGTGGTAGACCATCGCATCGCGCCCCAGTGGGAAAAACCGTCGCTCACCATAGGGGTCCATGCTGTGATGATGCCGTTCTAAAATTTCACAACCGGCTAACAGTAAAGCGTTAAAAACATTCGTCGAAATCAAACAAAGTCCGCCTCCCACATCCGTTGTCACTTTGCCTCGCTTGAAGGCTGGACCGGCCCGAAACCCATTGCGGAGTGTTGGTTTTGGCACACGATTCCAAAACCCAAACAACTGACCTGGCAACAAAATTAATCCATGAATATGTTGGGCCGCCTGCTGGAGATTCCACAACCGATCGGCATTGATCTGTTCCGCCCCTGGTCGATGGGGAATCGGCGTGACAAATTCACTCCATGGGTAGGTATAGCAGCCCGCCTGCGTCATATCCTGCTGACGTCCATAACAGAATGGATACCCCTTAAGCAGAGTCTCACCATAGGTCAAGCAGGTGCGCAGCTCGCGCTTTATAGCGGGATGAATAGCTAGCATTAGAGAATACAGGTACTAAATACAACATATACAGAAGCAGAAGATGTGCACCCAAGCCTCTGTCCATAAAGCGCAAAGACT encodes the following:
- a CDS encoding glycosyl hydrolase; protein product: MQPKWRRHIGLIYVVVVCLVISWSTIATATSTITIKLAHHPIGISTQYIGACEGNVNFDQADIEDLGINTYRLYGGMSRWEPTDDDGKYGWPTIAQIKQNPDLIPWEKWDTVMRQPTTGSDYANSGNPRELWQGSAAQIFKTLQQAKVRTVLNLRNIDPGNQPTWALQLNPLRTEADRNEWWEHVFATVYWLNVRNDYQIDDFEIHNEPDHRAQGWDGNQADYFELVRVTADAINHVYATYLPDRQVHIHAPKTIGGSRWPKATIAQVGKYFDTVNIHSYDRNISGYVRRVRRWMRRTAHAQSPLWIGEWGTYTKGYNDRDFSLNLIKNMMRMSTPGETYIDGSHLFSLYDWGRNGSFEGLINAQGERRLAYYAFRLGIRALQGGQAVLPATSSNDDVMTIVTQDKQHQLHVLLVNDRNTSRHLTIDVSAILQQGQGTVREFSDTAQDEIVTSLKIQHGKAKIKLPPHTSQLLILAGNERTTSSTASSTLMS
- a CDS encoding VanW family protein, with product MLAIHPAIKRELRTCLTYGETLLKGYPFCYGRQQDMTQAGCYTYPWSEFVTPIPHRPGAEQINADRLWNLQQAAQHIHGLILLPGQLFGFWNRVPKPTLRNGFRAGPAFKRGKVTTDVGGGLCLISTNVFNALLLAGCEILERHHHSMDPYGERRFFPLGRDAMVYHGYRDLIARNATAIPVQLRLEVLPELGIVRSSLWGNAPCPVLVKLDARITATIPAQITGQMSGYQALAQRWVLPMTSNNPETAAWLQDYSTISSYEPCAPYYRENEVAVSQADLVATSVTT